From a single Hippopotamus amphibius kiboko isolate mHipAmp2 chromosome X, mHipAmp2.hap2, whole genome shotgun sequence genomic region:
- the LOC130841565 gene encoding melanoma-associated antigen B10-like encodes MPRGQKSKLRAREKRRQAQSEAQRLQDAQASAAEEEESPSSPTPPLGDNLQSSHASGSGRKSQGSRRAPSTTTASAGVSCTRSDEGAKSQDEEKPSTSQASLSTDFSHRTPLDEKAILLVQFLLRKYNKREPITKEDMLKHVIKRYKKHFHEILRKASELMVLAFGIDVKEVAPTRHCYALVSKFQRTSDDRLRGEEIMPKTDLLMTIFCVIFMKGNCATEEDIWEVLNVMGIYAGRKHSMYGEPKKLITKDLVQEGYLEYRQVANSDPPRYEFLWGPRARAETSKMKVLEFLAKIHNTVPSAFPAWYEEALRDEEERIRARFAAILRTGALASLHSGANLRGSFSQL; translated from the coding sequence GGAAGAAGAgtccccctcttcccccacccctcctcttgGTGATAATCTCCAGAGCTCCCATGCTTCTGGGTCAGGTAGAAAATCCCAAGGGTCTAGGAGAGCCCCATCCACTACCACTGCTTCTGCAGGTGTTTCATGCACAAGATCTGATGAAGGTGCCAAGAGCCAAGATGAAGAAAAACCAAGCACCTCCCAGGCATCACTCAGCACTGATTTTTCCCACAGAACCCCTCTAGATGAGAAGGCAATTTTGTTGGTGCAATTCCTGCTGCGCAAGTATAACAAGAGAGAGCCCATTACAAAGGAAGATATGCTGAAGCATGTCATCAAAAGGTACAAGAAGCACTTCCATGAGATCCTTAGGAAAGCCTCTGAGCTGATGGTGCTGGCCTTTGGTATTGATGTGAAGGAAGTTGCCCCCACCAGGCACTGCTATGCCCTTGTCAGCAAATTTCAGCGCACCAGTGATGACAGGCTGAGGGGTGAGGAGATCATGCCCAAGACCGACCTCCTTATGACCATCTTCTGTGTGATCTTCATGAAGGGCAACTGCGCCACTGAGGAAGATATCTGGGAAGTTCTCAATGTGATGGGGATATATGCTGGAAGGAAGCACTCCATGTACGGGGAGCCCAAAAAGCTCATCACCAAAGATTTGGTGCAGGAAGGGTACCTGGAGTACCGCCAGGTGGCCAACAGCGATCCTCCGCGCTATGAGTTCCTGTGGGGCCCCAGAGCCCGTGCCGAAACCAGCAAGATGAAAGTCCTTGAATTTTTGGCCAAGATTCACAATACGGTCCCCAGCGCCTTTCCAGCCTGGTATGAAGAGGCTTTGAGAGATGAGGAAGAGAGAATCCGAGCCAGATTTGCAGCTATACTTCGCACTGGTGCCCTGGCCAGTCTGCATTCTGGGGCCAATCTCCGGGGCAGCTTCTCCCAGCTGTAG